Proteins encoded by one window of Sorex araneus isolate mSorAra2 chromosome 3, mSorAra2.pri, whole genome shotgun sequence:
- the PSMA4 gene encoding proteasome subunit alpha type-4: MSRRYDSRTTIFSPEGRLYQVEYAMEAIGHAGTCLGILANDGVLLAAERRNIHKLLDEVFFSEKIYKLNEDMACSVAGITSDANVLTNELRLIAQRYLLQYQEPIPCEQLVTALCDIKQAYTQFGGKRPFGVSLLYIGWDKHYGFQLYQSDPSGNYGGWKATCIGNNSAAAVSMLKQDYKEGEMTLNSALALAIKVLNKTMDVSKLSAEKVEIATLTRENGKTVIRVLKQKEVEQLIKKHEEEEAKAEREKKEKEQKEKDK; the protein is encoded by the exons ATG TCTCGAAGATATGATTCCAGGACCACTATATTTTCTCCAGAAG GTCGCTTGTACCaagttgaatatgccatggaagCTATTGGACATGCAGGCACCTGTCTGGGAATTTTAGCAAACGATGGTGTTTTGCTTGCTGCAGAGAGACGCAATATCCACAAACTTCTAGATGAAGTcttcttttctgaaaaaatttACAAACTTAATGA GGACATGGCTTGCAGTGTGGCAGGCATAACTTCTGATGCTAATGTTTTGACTAATGAACTGAGGCTCATTGCTCAAAG GTATTTACTACAGTATCAGGAGCCAATTCCTTGTGAGCAGTTGGTTACAGCACTGTGTGATATCAAGCAAGCTTATACACAGTTTGGAG gaaaacGTCCCTTTGGTGTTTCCTTGCTCTACATCGGCTGGGATAAGCACTACGGCTTTCAGCTCTATCAGAGTGATCCTAGTGGAAATTATGGGGGATGGAAAGCCACATGCATTGGAAATAATAGTGCT gCAGCTGTATCAATGTTAAAGCAAGACTACAAAGAAGGAGAAATGACTTTGAACTCAGCACTTGCTCTCGCTATAAAAGTCCTAAATAAGACTATGGATGTTAGTAAACTGTCTGCTGAAAAAG TGGAAATTGCTACATTGACGAGAGAGAATGGAAAGACTGTCATCAGAGTTCTCAAACAAAAGGAAGTGGAGCAGTTGATCAAAAAACACGAGGAAGAAGAAGCTAAAGCTGAgcgggagaagaaagaaaaagaacagaaagaaaaggataaataG